The following is a genomic window from Amycolatopsis sp. BJA-103.
CGCCGACCGGGGTCAACAACGGGATGGTCACCCCGGAACTGATGCGGGACTACGCCCGGCGCGGGATCGAACTGATCGACCCCGAAGAAGGCACGCTGAGCCTGCTGCGCGAACTGGCGTGGGGCGACGAGGACCTCACGGCCGTCACCTACACCGCGTCGGGGTGGTGACCGGTGGCCGAAACACCGCCGATCGCGATCGTCGGGATGTCGGTGCTGTTCCCGGGCGCCCCCGATCTCGAGACCTACTGGCGCAACATCGTCGGCGGGGTCGACGCGATCACCGAGGTGCCGGCGGACCGCTGGGATCCCGGTTACTACCAGCCCGACGCGGAACCGAGGGCGGACCGGATCTACTGCCGTCGCGGTGGTTTCGTCGGTGAACTGGCCGAAGTGGACGTCACCGGCTTCGGCGTGATGCCGTCGTCGGTCCCGGGCACCGAACCCGATCAGCTGATCGCGCTGCGGGTGGCCGCGCAGGCCATCGCCGACGCCGGTGGCGAGCACCGGCTGCCCGCCGACCGGCAGCGAGCCGGTGTCATCCTCGGCCGCGGCGGCTATCTCACCCCCGGCCTGGTGCGTCTGGACCAGCGGGTCCGGACGGCGACCCAGGTCGTCCGGACTCTCGGCGAACTGATGCCCGAACTCAGCGGTGAGCGGCTGGAGGAACTGCGCCGGGCCTTCACCGACCGGCTCGGCCCCGAAGCTCCTGACGCCGCGATCGGGCTCGTGCCCAACCTCGCCGCCTCTCGCCTGGCGAACCGGCTCGACCTGCGCGGACCCGCGTACACGGTGGACGCCGCCTGCGCCTCCTCGCTCGTCGCGGTCGACCACGCCGTGCGCGAACTGGCGACCGGGCGCTGCGACGTGGTGCTGGCCGGTGGCGTGCACCATTGCCACGACGTCACCTTCTGGAGCGTGTTCTCCCAGCTCGGCGCGTTGTCCCGGAGCCAGCGGATCCGGCCGTTCCACCGGGACGCGGACGGGGTGCTGATCGGGGAGGGCACCGGTGTCGTGGTGCTGAAGCGGCTCGCGGACGCCGAACGGGACGGTGACCGCGTCTACGCCGTCGTCACCGGTACCGGCGTGGCCAGTGACGGCCGCACCGCCGGACTGTCCAATCCGGACTCCGCCGGTCAGGTCCGCGCGGTCCGGCAGGCCTGGACCGCCGCGGGAGTCGATCCCGCCACGGTCGGGCTCCTGGAAGCGCACGGGACCGCCACGCCCGCGGGCGACGCCGCCGAACTGGCGACGATCGCGGAGGTCTTCGGGCAGGCCGACGAGCCGACGGCGGTGCTCGGTTCGGTCAAGTCGATGATCGGGCACACCATGCCCGCGGCGGGCGTCGCCGGGCTGGTCAAGGCCGCGTTGGCCGTGTACCACGGTGTTCTCCCGCCGACCCTGCACTGCGAGCGGCCGCATCCGGCGCTGGCCGAGACCCGGTTCGAGACGCTCGGCATCGCGAAGGCATGGGAGACCGACGACCGGCGGCCGGTGCGGCGGGCCGGGGTCAACGCGTTCGGTTTCGGCGGGATCAACGCCCACGTCGTCCTGGAACAGGCCGCGACGCGGGCGGTGGCCGAGGTCCGAGAACCCGAACGGGTCCTGCGGCTGTCCGCGCCGACCATCGCCGAGATGGGCTGCCTGCTGGAGCGGGACGACCTCTTGACCAGCGGTGACATCGGCCGCGGCCGATGCAGGCTCGGCCTCGTCGACCCGACGCCCAAGCGGCTCACCCTGGCCAGGAAGGTGGTCGCGAAGGGCAGACCCTGGCGCGGCCGCAACGACCTCTGGTTCGTTCCACGACCGCTGCTCGGCGCGGGCCGCGGCAAACTCGCGTTCGTCTTTCCCGGCCTGGAGAACGAATTCGAGGCCGACGCCGACGACCTCGCGCGGCATTTCGGCGTTCCCTGGGAATCGCCCGACGTCCTCGTCGGCGATGTCGGCAGGCACGGCAAAGGCGTGTTCCAGCTGGGCAGGCTTCTCGATAAGGCGCTACGCGGGCTGCGCGTGAACCCGGACGCGCTCGCCGGGCACAGCCTGGGGGAGTGGACCGCGATGGCCGTCGCCGGGATCCACGCCGGCGACGAGGTCGACGCGTTCCTGGCCGGCTTCGACCCGGACACGCTCAAGGTGCCAGGACTGGCCTTCGCGGTGATCGGCGCGGGCGCACCCGCGGTCTCCGAAGTCCTCGAAGGACAGTCCGAAGTGGTCCTTTCCCACGACAACGCGCCCAACCAGGCGATGATCTGCGGCCCGTCGGAAGCCGTCGAAGGCTTCGTGCGCGGCTTCCGTGCCGAGGGAGTGATCTCCCAGGTCCTGCCGTTCCGGTCCGGGTTCCACACCCCGATGCTCGCGCCGTATCTCGGTCCGATCCGTGAGGCGGCCGAACGCTATACCCTGCACCCGGCGAAACTCCCGGTCTGGTCGGCCACGACGGGAAGGCCCTATCCGGCGGCGGCCGGGGAGGTCCGCGAGCTGTTCGTCCGGCATCTGCTGGAACCGGTGCGGTTCCGCGGTCTCGTCGAGAACATGTACGCGGCCGGGTTCCGCGCGTTCGTGCAGACGGGCGCCGGTCAGCTCGGCTCGCTGATCGGGAACACCCTGCACGACCGCGAACACCTCGTCGTCGCCGCCCATTCCGCGCACCGGCCCGGCCTTCCGCAACTGCTGCGGGTCGTCACCGCCCTGTGGGCCGACGGCGCCGATCCGGCTTTCGAACTCCTGCCAGGCCAAAGCGGCGGGAAACGCGGCCGGGCGATCCGGCTCGACCTCGGGGGCGCGCTGGTCTCACTCGACGAGAGCGTCCGGCGCGGCTTCCGGCCCGGCACGGCCAAAAAGTCCACTTTGGACAAACTCGGGGAACGGAACCCGCTGGCAGCCGAGTTCTCCGGGCTGCTGGCCGACACCGCCGGTCTGGCGGCGGAACTGTTCGTCGCCAGGCCGGCGCCCCGGATCCGGCCGTTGCGCACCGAACTCCGGGTCTCGGTCGAGACGATGCCCTATCTGCTCGACCACTGTTTCTTCAAGCAGCCACCGGGTGCGGATCCCGCCGACTCGTGGCCGGTCGTCCCCGCCACGACGGTGATCGGGCACCTGATGGACTTCGCCGAACAGGCGGCGCTGGGCAGGCGCGCGGTCGCGCTGGAGGACGTCCGGCTGAACCAGTGGATCGCCGCGACACCCGCGCTGGACGTGCCGGTGACCGTGGTGCCGGAAAGCCGGTCCCGGGTCAGCGTGTCCTTGGGCGAGTACTCGCGGGCCGTCATCGAGCTGGACGACGGATTCCCCGCCGACCCGCCCGCGCCGTGGACGTTCCCCGCCGAAGCCGAACGGACGCCGGACCTGCGCGCCGAACAGCTCTACACCGATCGCTGGATGTTCCACGGCCCGAAGTTCCAGGGTGTCGCGGAACTGGTCGCGGTGGGGGAGCGGCACGTGCGCGGGACCCTGCGGACGCCGGAGGCGCCGGGGGCGCTTCTGGACAACGCCGGTCAGCTGCTCGGGTACTGGATCATGTCGAGGCTTCCCAGCCGCACCACGGTGTTCCCGGTGGGGATGCGGCGGATCCGGTTCTACGGCGAGCATCCGGTGCCGGGGGAGTGGCTCGACTGCGTCGTTCGCATCGTCTCGGTCACCGACGCGGAACTCGAAGCGGACGTCCAGCTGATCCGTGGCGGCCGGGTCTGGGCGGAGGTCGAGGGCTGGCGCGATCGCCGGTTCGACAGCAATCCGGCGATCCGCGCGATGGACCGGCGGCCGGAACGCGCCACGCTGTCGGAAGACCGGCCCGGCGGCTGGGCGCTGGTCCGCGAGCAGTGGCCGGATCTGGCGACGCGGGACCTGATCATGCGCAACGTGCTGGCCGGTCCGGAACGGAAGGACTACGCCGTCCAGCAGCCACGCGGCAAACGGGCGTGGCTGCTCGGGCGGATCGCGGCGAAGGACGCCGTGCGACGGATGCTCTGGCGGGACGGCGAAGGCGACATCTTCCCCGCCGAACTCCGGGTCGGGAACGATCCCTCCGGAGCGCCGGTCGTCTCGGGCGCCTATGGCCGCGAGCTGCCCGGCCTCACCGTCTCGATCGCCCATCGGGACGCGCTCGGTGTCGCCATCGCGCGCCCCGGGCCGTGCGGGATCGACGTCGAGGCCGTGGAAGACCGGACGGAGAGCACGCTCGACGCCGCGCTCGGCGACGCGGAACGAGCGCTGCTGCGCGCGCCGGAAGCCTTGTGGTTCACCAGGTTCTGGGCCGCGAAGGAGGCCGTCGCGAAACGGCTCCGCACCGGCCTGCGCGGCGACCCGCGCGCTTTCGCCGTCGTCGGCGCGGACGGCGGGCGGCTCACCGTGGAGGTGGGCGGTACCCGGTATCCGGTGTGGCACACCACGATCGCCACGCCCGCGAAGGACTACGTCGTGGCTTGGACGGAGAACGAAGATGACCACTGAAACCGTGCCGGCCGAGACGGTCTTGGCCGACATCGCCGTGATGCTGCGTGAACTGCTCGAGGAATACGGGCTGGACGACGCGGACATCGGCCGGGACACGAAGTTCCACGACGACCTCGAACTGGAGAGCATCGACCTCGTCACGCTGTCCGGCAGGCTGCGGGACCACTACGGCGACAAGGTCAACTTCGCCGAGTTCATCGCCGAACGCGAACTGGACGAGATCATCGCGCTGACCGTGGGCGAACTGGTCGACCACGTGGTCGCGTCCCTGGCCGGGAGGGCTTGAGCATGGCGAAGGTCAAGGTCGGAGATCTCGACGTCCATGTCCAGCGCCTCGGGCCCTCGGACGGCGAAGCGCCGGTCGTGGTGTTCGTCCACGGCCTCCTCACCGACAGCCTGGCGAGCTACTACTTCACCCTCGGGCATACCTTCGCCGAGCAGGGGATCGACGTCGTCATGTACGACCTTCGCGGGCACGGGCGCACCACACGGCCCGCCACCGGCTACCGGCTGGAGGACTTCGTCGGCGACCTCGACGGCCTGCTCACCGCGCTCGGGATCGACCGGCCGGTGCACGTGGCCGGGAACTCGTTCGGCGGCTCCGTTGCCTTCGGGCTCGCGGCTTCACGTCCCGAACGTGTCGCGAGCGTCATCGCCATCGAGGCGGAACCACCGGTGCGGGCCTGGCTCGGGCATATGGCCGAAGGGCTGGCCGACGCCAAGAACCGGCTCGCGCACGACGAGGTGATCGGCTGGATCGCGGAGAACCACGGCGCGCACACCGCCCGGCTGTCCAAAGCGGCGTACAAGATCCTGGCGGCCACCACGCTGGCCGAAGACATCCCGCTGAGCCGGACCATCGACGACGACCTCGCGGCGGTGCGCTGCCCGGTGTTCGCGCTGTTCGGCGACCTGTCCGGGCTCGCGGCGCAGGTCCCCGACCTGGAGGCGAACCTCGGCACCTGTCTCACGGTCGTGCTGCCGGACCAGGGACATTCGGTACTCGTCGAGCGCACCGAGGAGACGTCGGAGCTGATCCTGGGCTGGCTCCGGGAGCACACGCGCGAAACGGTGAGGGCCGAGTAGGTGGGCAGATTCCTCTTCGTCACGCCACCGCTGACCGGGCACGTCAACCCGGCGGTGGGGGTCGCGGCGGCGCTGACCGCGCGCGGGCACCAGGTCGCCTGGGCCGGGCAGCCGGAGGTCATCCGATCGCTCGCGGGCGACGGTGCCGAGGTGTTCCCCTGCGCCGTCCCGCGTGGCCTGCCCGAACGCGACGCGAGCCTCAAAGGGCCGGCGGCGTTCCGGTTCCTGTGGGAGGAGTTCCTGATCCCGCTGGCCGAGGCGATGGCGCCCGGTGTCCGCGCCGCGATCGGCCGGTTCCGCCCGCAGGTGGTGATCGCCGACCAGCAGGCCATCGCGGGCGGTCTCGTCGCCGACGGGCTCGGCCTGCCGTGGGTCACCTCCGCGACGACGTCCGCGGAGCTCGTCGACCCCCTGGCCGGGATGCCGAAGGTGGCGGCCTGGCTCGACGACCTCCTCGACGGCCTGCGCACGCGGATCGACGGCGGCCCCGCCGACCCCAGGATGTCCCCGCACGGTGTACTCGCCTTCACCACCCGGGAACTGCTGGGCCCGGCCACGCTGCCGAAGCGGGTCCGGCTGGTCGGGCCGTCGATCGGCGGTCGCGCGGCCATCGGCGACTTCCCGTGGGACCGGCTCGACCCGTCGGTGCCGACGGTGTTCGTCACCCTCGGGACCGCGAACGCCGACGCGGCCGGGGACTTCCTCGCCGCGGCCGCCCGGGGACTTTCCCGGGTCGGCGGGATCCGGACCGTCATCGCCGATCCCGGTGGTGCCGTGGGGCGTACGGGGGACACGGTGCTCGTGGTGCCGCGGGTGCCCCAGATGGCGCTGCTGGCGCGCGTGGACGCCGTCGTCTGCCACGGCGGGCACAACACCGTCTGCGAAAGCCTGTGGCACGGGGTGCCGCTCGTGGTCGCGCCGATCCGGGACGACCAGCCGATCGTCGCCGGGCAGGTCGTCGACGCGGGCGCGGGCGTCCGGGTGCGGTTCGGCCGCGCGAAACCCGACCGGATCGCGACCGCCGTGACCAGGGTGCTGGACGATCCGGCGTACCGTTCGGCCGCCGAGAAGGTGGGTGCCTCGTTCCGGGAGGCGGGCGGCGCCGCGACGGCCGCCGACCACCTGGAGGCTCTACTCCTCTAGCTCTTGAAAAGCGGGCGTGTAGGGACTCTCCTGGAGGGGTACCAGCTTTCCGAAGGTGTGTCCTCGTGCTGGGAGTCGTCGTGACCACAGTGAAGACATCGCCCCGCGCCGCCAAGGGCTTGGCGCTGCCGTACGCGACCCCGGCCGGTGTTCGAACTCCGCGACCGAGGGAATGAGGTACCGCGCATGATCCCGATGGACGTCGAAGGGATGGCAGTGCTGGCTCCGGAAGCGGCACCGGTGATGCTGCTGCGGGAGCGGGAGGGCGAACGCCGCTGGCTGGCGATCACGATCGGCGGCCCCGAGGCGAGCGCGGTGGCGCTCGCGCAGGAGAAGATCCGGCTGCCCCGTCCCGGCACGATCGAACTGATCGGCCAGGTGGTCGAGTCCTTCGGGCACCGGGTCACCGGGGTCGAGGTCACCGCGCTGCGGGACGGCATCTTCTTCGCCGACCTGGTGCTCGATTCCGGCATCCGCGTCTCGGCCCGGCCGAGCGACGCGGTCGCGATCGGCCTGCGCGCCGGGGTGGGGATCAAGGTGGCGGACTCGGTGCTGGAGGTCGCTTCGGTGCGGGTCGAGATCGTGGGGTCCGGACCCGACGCGGAACTGCCGTCGGTGCCCTCGGATCCGGTCGAGCAGGAACGTGAGGTGGAGGAGTTCCGGGCGGCTTTGGACAGGATCGCGCCGGAGGACTTCGGGGAACCGCCGCCCGATCCTCCCGCTGATTCTTAGGTCCAGGGACGCTATGAAAGGCCCGTTACTTGCAAAATTTGCAAGTAACGGGCCTTTCATAGCACTTGGGGGAGCGGGAAGTTACTGCTTCGCCAGGCCCTGCTCGATCGCCTCGATGATGCGCGGCCGCATCTCGGCCGCGCTGATGATCGCGTCCACCGAACCGACCTTCACCGCGCGCTCGATGCTGTGCACGCCGTCGAACTCGGCCGCGACAGCGCCCAGCTTCTCGGCTCGCACCGACGACCGGACCTCGGCGAGTTCTGCGGCCAACGCGGCGCGTTCGGCACCGGTCGCGCCGCTGAGCTTCTCCGACAGCGACCGCACCCGCTGATCCGCCGCGGTCCGCGCGTTGACCTCACCGGCGAACACGACCGCCGCGGCGGGCGCGCCGCCGAGCACGGAGGCGAACGAGCCTTCCAGCGCCAGCACGGTCATGTTCGGGTTCAGCGCCTTCGAGAAGACCACGAACGCGCCGCCGTGGTACCGCGAGATCACGGTGAACACGATCGGGCCTTCGAAGTTGACGATCGCCCTGCCGATCTCCGCGCCGTACTCCAGCTGCAGTTTCCGCATCGACTCCGGCGAACCGTCGAAGCCGGACAGGTTCGCCAGCACCACCAGCGGCCGGTTGCCGCTGGCCGCGTTGATCGCCCGGGCCGCCTTCTTCGACGAACGCGGGAACAGCGTGCCCGCGGTGTAGGTGTCCGGGCCGTCGGTGGGCGGGAAGCCGCGGCGCGGCACCGAACGCGACTCGATGCCGAGCAGGCACACCGGCCGCCCGCCGAGGTGCACGTCCTGCACGGCCGCGGTCTCCGCGTCGGCCATGCCCGGCCAGCGCTCCAGCACCGGGTGGTCCTGGTCCGACAGTGCGCGCATCACGGTGCGGATGTCGAACGGCTTCTTGCGGTCCGGGTTGGCTTCCCGCGAGAAGATCTGGCCGACCGTGGTGAAGTCGCTGTCGACGGCCGCGTGCGGGAACGGCGAGATGTCCCGCTCGATCGGGTCGTTCGTGACCGCCTTGCGC
Proteins encoded in this region:
- a CDS encoding acyl carrier protein, with the translated sequence MTTETVPAETVLADIAVMLRELLEEYGLDDADIGRDTKFHDDLELESIDLVTLSGRLRDHYGDKVNFAEFIAERELDEIIALTVGELVDHVVASLAGRA
- a CDS encoding glycosyltransferase produces the protein MGRFLFVTPPLTGHVNPAVGVAAALTARGHQVAWAGQPEVIRSLAGDGAEVFPCAVPRGLPERDASLKGPAAFRFLWEEFLIPLAEAMAPGVRAAIGRFRPQVVIADQQAIAGGLVADGLGLPWVTSATTSAELVDPLAGMPKVAAWLDDLLDGLRTRIDGGPADPRMSPHGVLAFTTRELLGPATLPKRVRLVGPSIGGRAAIGDFPWDRLDPSVPTVFVTLGTANADAAGDFLAAAARGLSRVGGIRTVIADPGGAVGRTGDTVLVVPRVPQMALLARVDAVVCHGGHNTVCESLWHGVPLVVAPIRDDQPIVAGQVVDAGAGVRVRFGRAKPDRIATAVTRVLDDPAYRSAAEKVGASFREAGGAATAADHLEALLL
- a CDS encoding alpha/beta fold hydrolase, encoding MAKVKVGDLDVHVQRLGPSDGEAPVVVFVHGLLTDSLASYYFTLGHTFAEQGIDVVMYDLRGHGRTTRPATGYRLEDFVGDLDGLLTALGIDRPVHVAGNSFGGSVAFGLAASRPERVASVIAIEAEPPVRAWLGHMAEGLADAKNRLAHDEVIGWIAENHGAHTARLSKAAYKILAATTLAEDIPLSRTIDDDLAAVRCPVFALFGDLSGLAAQVPDLEANLGTCLTVVLPDQGHSVLVERTEETSELILGWLREHTRETVRAE
- a CDS encoding beta-ketoacyl synthase N-terminal-like domain-containing protein, with amino-acid sequence MSVLFPGAPDLETYWRNIVGGVDAITEVPADRWDPGYYQPDAEPRADRIYCRRGGFVGELAEVDVTGFGVMPSSVPGTEPDQLIALRVAAQAIADAGGEHRLPADRQRAGVILGRGGYLTPGLVRLDQRVRTATQVVRTLGELMPELSGERLEELRRAFTDRLGPEAPDAAIGLVPNLAASRLANRLDLRGPAYTVDAACASSLVAVDHAVRELATGRCDVVLAGGVHHCHDVTFWSVFSQLGALSRSQRIRPFHRDADGVLIGEGTGVVVLKRLADAERDGDRVYAVVTGTGVASDGRTAGLSNPDSAGQVRAVRQAWTAAGVDPATVGLLEAHGTATPAGDAAELATIAEVFGQADEPTAVLGSVKSMIGHTMPAAGVAGLVKAALAVYHGVLPPTLHCERPHPALAETRFETLGIAKAWETDDRRPVRRAGVNAFGFGGINAHVVLEQAATRAVAEVREPERVLRLSAPTIAEMGCLLERDDLLTSGDIGRGRCRLGLVDPTPKRLTLARKVVAKGRPWRGRNDLWFVPRPLLGAGRGKLAFVFPGLENEFEADADDLARHFGVPWESPDVLVGDVGRHGKGVFQLGRLLDKALRGLRVNPDALAGHSLGEWTAMAVAGIHAGDEVDAFLAGFDPDTLKVPGLAFAVIGAGAPAVSEVLEGQSEVVLSHDNAPNQAMICGPSEAVEGFVRGFRAEGVISQVLPFRSGFHTPMLAPYLGPIREAAERYTLHPAKLPVWSATTGRPYPAAAGEVRELFVRHLLEPVRFRGLVENMYAAGFRAFVQTGAGQLGSLIGNTLHDREHLVVAAHSAHRPGLPQLLRVVTALWADGADPAFELLPGQSGGKRGRAIRLDLGGALVSLDESVRRGFRPGTAKKSTLDKLGERNPLAAEFSGLLADTAGLAAELFVARPAPRIRPLRTELRVSVETMPYLLDHCFFKQPPGADPADSWPVVPATTVIGHLMDFAEQAALGRRAVALEDVRLNQWIAATPALDVPVTVVPESRSRVSVSLGEYSRAVIELDDGFPADPPAPWTFPAEAERTPDLRAEQLYTDRWMFHGPKFQGVAELVAVGERHVRGTLRTPEAPGALLDNAGQLLGYWIMSRLPSRTTVFPVGMRRIRFYGEHPVPGEWLDCVVRIVSVTDAELEADVQLIRGGRVWAEVEGWRDRRFDSNPAIRAMDRRPERATLSEDRPGGWALVREQWPDLATRDLIMRNVLAGPERKDYAVQQPRGKRAWLLGRIAAKDAVRRMLWRDGEGDIFPAELRVGNDPSGAPVVSGAYGRELPGLTVSIAHRDALGVAIARPGPCGIDVEAVEDRTESTLDAALGDAERALLRAPEALWFTRFWAAKEAVAKRLRTGLRGDPRAFAVVGADGGRLTVEVGGTRYPVWHTTIATPAKDYVVAWTENEDDH
- a CDS encoding bifunctional nuclease family protein; translated protein: MIPMDVEGMAVLAPEAAPVMLLREREGERRWLAITIGGPEASAVALAQEKIRLPRPGTIELIGQVVESFGHRVTGVEVTALRDGIFFADLVLDSGIRVSARPSDAVAIGLRAGVGIKVADSVLEVASVRVEIVGSGPDAELPSVPSDPVEQEREVEEFRAALDRIAPEDFGEPPPDPPADS